The following coding sequences lie in one Arachis hypogaea cultivar Tifrunner chromosome 9, arahy.Tifrunner.gnm2.J5K5, whole genome shotgun sequence genomic window:
- the LOC112710598 gene encoding pto-interacting protein 1, whose amino-acid sequence MSCFGCCEEDDYAKSVENGGQYAVKNPAGNNGNYHSSETAKPQTVKVQPIEVPAIPADELKEITNNFAQEALVGEGSYGRVYHAVLKSGQDAAIKKLDASKQPDDEFLAQVSMVSRLKHENFVQLLSYCVDGGSRVLAYEFAANGSLHDILHGRKGVKGAIPGPILTWAQRVKIAVGAARGLEYLHEKADPHIIHRDIKSSNVLIFDDDVAKIADFDLSNQAPDMAARLHSTRVLGTFGYHAPEYAMTGQLNAKSDVYSFGVVLLELLTGRKPVDHTLPRGQQSLVTWATPRLSEDKVKQCVDPKLGAEYPPKAIAKMAAVAALCVQYEADFRPNMSIVVKALQPLLTARQGPPGETPN is encoded by the exons ATGAGTTGTTTTGGCTGTTGTGAAGAGGATGATTATGCCAAGTCAGTTGAAAATGGAGGACAATATGCCGTGAAAAACCCAGCAG GGAATAATGGAAACTATCATTCTTCTGAAACCGCAAAACCGCAGACCGTTAAAGTCCAACCCATTGAAGTTCCTGCTATACCGGCAGATGAACTAAAAGAAATTACAAATAATTTTGCACAAGAGGCTCTGGTTGGAGAGGGATCATATGGAAGAGTATATCATGCGGTTCTTAAAAGTGGGCAGGATGCTGCAATCAAGAAGTTAGATGCTAGTAAACAGCCTGATGATGAATTTTTGGCCCAA GTTTCAATGGTATCAAGGCTGAAGCATGAAAATTTTGTTCAGTTGCTTAGTTATTGTGTTGATGGAGGTTCCCGAGTTCTTGCTTATGAATTTGCTGCTAATGGGTCTCTTCATGATATCTTACATG GCAGAAAAGGTGTAAAAGGAGCAATACCTGGCCCAATTTTGACATGGGCACAGAGAGTGAAAATTGCTGTAGGGGCTGCAAGAGGGCTTGAATACTTGCATGAGAAGGCTGATCCCCACATTATCCACAGGGACATCAAATCAAGCAATGTACTAATCTTTGACGATGATGTTGCTAAAATTGCagattttgatttgtcaaatcaGGCTCCTGACATGGCTGCACGTCTTCATTCTACTCGTGTCCTTGGAACCTTTGGTTATCATGCACCAGA ATATGCAATGACTGGGCAATTGAATGCTAAGAGTGATGTTTACAGTTTTGGTGTTGTCCTTCTGGAACTTTTGACTGGAAGGAAACCCGTTGATCATACACTACCACGTGGACAACAGAGTCTGGTTACTTGG GCTACACCAAGACTTAGCGAGGATAAAGTCAAGCAGTGTGTTGATCCGAAACTTGGAGCAGAATATCCACCCAAAGCAATTGCTAAG ATGGCTGCTGTTGCTGCGTTGTGTGTTCAATATGAAGCTGATTTTAGACCAAACATGAGCATTGTAGTCAAAGCTCTTCAACCTTTGTTGACGGCACGACAGGGACCTCCTGGTGAAACACCAAATTaa